In Oryza glaberrima chromosome 8, OglaRS2, whole genome shotgun sequence, the following are encoded in one genomic region:
- the LOC127781300 gene encoding uncharacterized protein LOC127781300, translated as MGREAEARRRWTLVLVNLASVLEKADEVLLPAVYREVGAELGVSPTALGSLTLCRAIVQAASYPLAAYASARHDRARVIAVGAFLWAAATLLVAVSGSFLQMAISRGLNGVGLALVLPAISSLVADYTDDHTRGAAFGWLQMTCNLGSIMGGSFGVLLAPVTFLGVAGWRLAFHAVALVSAVLGILMWCFAADPRAKSKTAASAAEEARELLRDARGVIGVPTFQIIVAQGIAGSIPWSALNFSAMWLELVGFTHWETSVITGLYLLATALGALFGGLVGDPVSRRFPNTGRIALAQISSASALPLAAVLLLALPNDPSTGVAHAAVFFIMGFAISWNASSTNNPIFAEIVPEKARTTVYALDKCFEAVFASFAPPIVGVLAEQVFGYKPVSSDASVETDRENAAALAKAVYTEIAVPMAICCLTYTFLYCTYPRDRDRARRNILMASDDQLCQEAGESDSSEIRTQEDEEFAVGSINQRLIHARE; from the exons atggggagggaggcggaggcgcggcggcggtggacgctgGTGCTGGTGAACCTGGCGTCGGTGCTGGAGAAGGCCGACGAGGTGCTGCTCCCGGCGGTGTACCGGGAGGTCGGGGCGGAGCTGGGGGTGTCGCCGACGGCGCTGGGCTCGCTCACCCTGTGCCGCGCGATCGTCCAGGCGGCGTCGTACCCGCTCGCCGCCTACGCCTCCGCGCGCCACGACCGCGCCCGCGTCATCGCCGTCGGCGCCTTCCTCtgggccgccgccacgctcctcgtcgccgtctccggctCCTTCCTCCAG ATGGCGATCTCGCGGGGGCTCAACGGCGTCGGGCTGGCGCTGGTGCTCCCGGCGATCAGCTCGCTGGTCGCCGACTACACGGACGACCACACCCGCGGCGCCGCGTTCGGGTGGCTGCAGATGACCTGCAACCTCGGCTCCATCATGGGGGGATCCTTCGGCGTGCTGCTCGCGCCGGTCACCTtcctcggcgtcgccggctGGCGCCTGGCGTTCCACGCCGTCGCCCTCGTCAGCGCCGTGCTGGGCATCCTCATGTGGTGCTTCGCCGCCGACCCGCGCGCCAAGTCCaagaccgccgcctccgccgccgaggaggcccgGGAGCTGCTCCGCGACGCCCGCGGCGTCATCGGCGTGCCCACGTTCCAGATCATCGTCGCGCAGGGGATCGCCGGGTCGATACCCTGGTCGGCGCTCAACTTCTCCGCCATGTGGCTCGAGCTCGTCGGCTTCACGCACTGGGAGACCAGCGTCATCACGGGGCTCTACCTCCTCGCCACCGCGCTCGGCGCGCTCTTCGGCGGCCTCGTCGGGGACCCCGTCTCCAGGCGGTTCCCGAACACCGGAAGGATCGCGCTGGCGCAGATCagctcggcgtcggcgctcccgctcgccgccgtcctgctCCTCGCGCTGCCGAACGACCCGTCCACCGGCGTCGCGCACGCCGCCGTGTTCTTCATCATGGGGTTCGCCATCTCCTGGAACGCGTCATCCACAAACAA CCCAATCTTTGCGGAGATTGTACCGGAGAAGGCGAGAACAACGGTCTACGCTCTCGACAAATGCTTTGAAGCGGTGTTCGCTTCATTCGCGCCACCGATCGTCGGTGTTCTAGCAGAGCAAGTGTTCGGCTACAAGCCGGTCTCCTCTGACGCAAGCGTCGAAACGGACAGAGAAAATGCGGCTGCATTGGCCAAGGCAGTGTACACGGAGATCGCCGTGCCCATGGCCATCTGTTGCCTGACATACACCTTCCTGTACTGCACGTATCCTCGGGACAGAGATCGTGCTCGAAGGAACATTCTGATGGCATCGGATGACCAGCTCTGCCAAGAAGCAGGTGAGAGTGACTCAAGTGAGATTCGTACCCAGGAGGATGAAGAATTTGCTGTTGGTTCCATAAACCAGAGGTTAATACATGCAAGAGAGTAG
- the LOC127781510 gene encoding probable E3 ubiquitin-protein ligase ATL44, which translates to MGICVSVCAFSCAFEMSDIRGFHRAVPSDAADGTAGGAPISAGTIAGTVCAVVVVVGLLAPLVYWLYRRKLKAAASPPLRPPAAAATPLVRAQEAGAAVGGQGDYTRRRAQVAVPARDGGDLCCGMCGSAYDIVRGGGELPETLECGHHFHRRCVRRWLRVNLACPTCNATHIQLCGDDDDGQATTPRHRLTASDYSGWDELSTGVGSSSCRF; encoded by the exons ATGGGTATCTGCGTATCTGTGTGTGCGTTCTCCTGTGCATTCGAGATGAGCGATATCCGCGGCTTCCACCGTGCGGTCCCGAGCGACGCGGCTGACGGAACTGCCGGAGGAGCTCCGATCAGCGCCGGCACCATCGCCGGCACCGTCTGCGCCGTTGTCGTGGTTGTCGGGCTGCTGGCCCCGCTCGTGTACTGGCTGTATCGGAGGAagctgaaggcggcggcgagtccTCCTCTGcgtccgccggccgccgcggcgacgcccCTCGTCCGCGCTCAGGAAGCAGGCGCGGCGGTCGGAGGCCAAGGCGACTACACGCGGCGTCGTGCGCAAGTCGCCGTCCCCGCCAGGGATGGCGGCGACCTCTGCTGCGGCATGTGCGGCTCCGCCTACGACATCGTGCGAGGAGGTGGGGAGCTGCCGGAGACGCTGGAGTGCGGCCACCACTTCCACCGGCGGTGCGTCCGGCGGTGGCTGCGCGTCAACCTCGCCTGCCCGACGTGCAACGCCACGCACATCCAACTgtgcggagacgacgacgacg GTCAAGCGACCACGCCCAGGCATCGGCTGACGGCGAGCGATTACAGCGGCTGGGATGAACTCTCCACCGGCGTTGGCAGTTCCAGCTGCCGTTTCTGA
- the LOC127781373 gene encoding uncharacterized protein LOC127781373, with protein MQRKWHHRHGGEEGWRGRRGRSGGEEIDRSVPHLANASTSTRSRSMHRRCTCRGAGWSCSVMFVLVQALVYHILRSSSSVFSKDSKLGGATTRRRRHGRRGGRRQGEVASTGERGGGGRRGGDGGRRARLRMGSSGADDFAPLSLIVVGGSRRGRRTPLIGDGDRDHRAAGFSSLVRWAAAPHSRRPHACRRPL; from the coding sequence ATGCAGCGGAAGTGGCATCACCGACACGGCGGGGAAGAGGGTTGGCGCGGCCGACGGGGAAGGAGTGGCGGAGAGGAGATCGACCGGTCGGTTCCCCACCTGGCGAACGCTAGCACGAGTACGAGGAGCAGGAGCATGCACAGGCGATGCACGTGTAGAGGAGCAGGTTGGTCATGTTCGGTCATGTTCGTGCTGGTGCAGGCACTGGTCTACCACATCCTCCGTAGCTCGTCGAGCGTCTTCTCCAAGGACAGCAAGCTCGGCggggcgacgacgcggcggcggagacacgggagaaggggagggcggcggcagggcgagGTGGCGTCGAcaggcgagcgcggtggcggaggccggagaggcggcgacggtggcaggcGAGCACGGCTGCGGATGGGGAGCAGCGGCGCCGACGACTTCGCGCCGCTCagcctcatcgtcgtcggcggctCCAGGCGCGGGCGGAGGACTCCTCTGATAGGCGATGGCGACCGCGAtcaccgcgccgccggcttctcGTCGCTCGTCCGCTGGGCCGCGGCGCCGCACTCGCGCCGGCCGCACGCATGTCGTCGTCCTCTGTGA
- the LOC127781227 gene encoding uncharacterized protein LOC127781227 — protein MNMLCPGFVLLSRTTSPGMVLTTGSIALNLFNDVVQTGNWQVVVGDEVVGYFPKEIINGMSGGTEVQMGGIVYASPGQKSPPMGNGIQPVHGGNYRAARFTWVAAQGARIANWTVARDVADINIYDATVTSSSGIGPEGVVFEYGGPGGQP, from the exons ATGAACATGCTCTGCCCAGGCTTTGTGCTGCTGAGCAGAACTACCTCTCCTGGGATGGTACTTACAACAGGATCTATTGCACTGAACCTTTTTAAT GATGTTGTCCAAACCGGGAACTGGCAGGTGGTGGTCGGTGACGAGGTCGTGGGCTACTTCCCCAAGGAGATCATCAACGGGATGAGCGGCGGGACGGAGGTGCAGATGGGAGGGATCGTGTACGCGTCGCCGGGGCAGAAGAGCCCACCCATGGGCAACGGCATCCAGCCCGTGCACGGCGGCAACTACCGCGCCGCCAGGTTCACGTGGGTGGCGGCCCAAGGCGCCAGGATCGCCAACTGGACGGTGGCGAGAGATGTCGCCGACATCAACATCTACGACGCCACGGTCACCTCGAGCTCGGGAATAGGCCCGGAGGGAGTTGTGTTCGAATATGGCGGTCCTGGAGGCCAGCCGTGA